TTGCGCCCCGCGCGCGGATCTGCTCGATATCCGGAAGGCCCAGACCGCGCTTGGCTTTCGAGCTCGGACTGCGGAAGGCTTCGAGTTGCTGGATGATAGTGAGGTCGATGGAGTTCTGCATTCTCTCCGCATCGGGACATCGTCGGCATCCGTCAACGCGACAAAAGGGCGGGTCGTTTCATCGCGGGACGGAGATCGACGCTTTTGCGGACGCCCCCATCCACCACCGCCTAAGCCGTCTTTGGGCGAGACAGGACCTCGTACCCCTTCCGGTTCACGAGCACGTCTTCCTCGAAGCGCGCGCCGATGCCACGGTAGCGTCCGTAGTCGCGCGAGGCGCGTTCGTGGAAGTAAAGACCCGGCTCGATCGTCAAGGTCACGCCCTCCACCAGCTCGCGGTCCCCGTCTTGGGCGGACATCTTCGGATCGTGGACGTCAAGACCGATCCAGTGCGAGACCCGGTGCGGGAAAAGCTCTTTGAGCTCCGCTTGTTTGCGAACGATGCCCGCCGCTTTCAATCCCTCGTAAAGAACTTCTTCCGTACGGGTTTGCAGGGCGTTCATCGTCACGCCCGGCTTGACCATTTCGATCGCGGCCGTTTGCGCGCGCCGCACGATCTCGAAAACGCGTGCTTGCTCTTCGCTGGCCTCGCCGACGATCCAGGTGCTCGTGATGTCCGCGGCGTAACCTTCGAATTTGCCGCCGCCGTCCAGAAGCACCACGCCACCGCTGAGGAGCGTGCCGCGCGCATCGATGTAGTGAAGCGTGTTCGCGTGTTCGTTCGCGGCCGCGATCGTCGTGTACGCCGTCTCGCGACAGCCGTTCAGAAAAAGGGCGCGTTCGAATTCCACGCGCAGCTCCCACTCGCTCAAGCCTTCACGTAAAAGCGCGTGGGCCAGATCGTGCGCGTGACGCGAGATCCGGGCGGCTTCCCGCATCTGCGCGCGTTCGAACTCATCTTTCACCCAGCGCAGTTCGGCGAGCCGTCGCTTGACCGTCTCGTCCGCCCGCGGGATCTGAAGTTTGGCGAGATCGGTTTCGCTGATGTGGACGATGCTGTCGATACCGGTGCAGCGTGCCAGCTCGGCGCGGTCCGGCCCGGCGCCGTCGAAGGTGATCTCGCGCGGGCTGCGTTCGGGCAGGTAAAGGGTCTCGGCGTCTTGCGCCAGAACGAGGACCGCCTTCTCGCGCAGTCCGGTCAGGTAGAAAAGATTCGCGTCGAAGCCCTCCTGGAAAGAGCCCAGGGCCACCCCTTTCGCGTTTTTTTGAACCAGGTTTTGGGCCAACCGACGACGTCTCTGCTTTAGATCCGCGCGCATGGGGACCTCCTTGGGTTCCAGTTTACGCGCTTCGATCGGCGGTCTTGACGTCCGCTGTGGAAGTACCGAAAATAGGTACTATGGTTGATCATGGTACCGAAAATGTAATTAACGCCGTGAAAGAATCCCTCCGCGCGAAAGGCTGGACCTACCGGCATCTGGCCGACCGGCTGGGCCTTTCCGAGTCGGGACTGAAGAAATCCATGACCACCGGGGACCTGAGCCTGTCGCGGCTTTTCCGAATCTGCGAGATCTGCGAACTGAATCCCGCCGAGCTTCTGGCGGCGGCAGACGAACGCGGGATCGCCGCGGTGGAACTGTCCCGCGAGCAAGAGGAATTCTTGATGAAAAACCCGCGGGCGCTACGCCTTTACTGGCGTTTGAAAGTCGACGGCCTCACGCGCGCGGAATTTCAGAAACGTTACGGAGTCGCGCGCGAAGAAACCTCGCAGTGGCTCGCGAAACTCGAGCGCGTCGGTCTACTGAAGGTCAATCCCCGCGGCCAAATCGAATTCACGCACCGGGGCTCCATTCGCTGGAAAGCGGAAAGCCCGTTGGTCAAATACCTGAACGGCCTGTGGTCACGCCGCCTGATCGATCGCGCCATCGAAGGCTCGTCCACCCACGATTTCATCAATATCGCGGGGCTTCGCCTGACCGAGTCCCAACTCACCGAACTCCGCCAAGACCTGCTCACCACCTTCGAAAAGTACTCGCGCACCTCCGGCGGCCGTCCGGCCCCCGGCCACTCCGCCAAGTCCCTGGCCCTCCTGATCGCCTTCACCCCGTTCGACTTCGAGCTCTAGGGTACCACGTACCGCGTGCGGTAGATGGTACCGCACGCGGTACGTGGTACTTTCCGGAAGGTACCTGCTACCTTCTGGAAAGTAGCTGCTACCTTTTAGCGGGAGGCGATGATGGCGGCGAGGAGTGTGCGGGACTCGCGGACTTTTTTGGTGAGTTCCGGGGGGTTTTTGGCTGTGCGGAGGAGGTCTTCGGGCGCGAAGGCCAGGGTTTGGAAATGGGAGAGTTGTTGCAGGATTTGATCGCCGTGTTGGCGGCGCAAAGAGGGCGGGCCCAGCTCTAGCATTTTTTCGACTTCTTTGTGGGAGCCGCCTTGGCCCGAGATATCGCCCAGGATTTCGGCGAAGAGGTTGATCATCTCGACGCCGGCCGCGCGGTAATCGCCCGCGCCCGCGGAGGCTTCGGCTTTTTTCATGCGGCGGGCGAGGAGTTTCGTCAGATCTTTTTTCTGCTCGCGGCCCGTGAACACTTGGAAGGCGCGGACGCCCAGCGCGATGAAGCTGAAGGCGTAGAGCGCGAACAGCAGCGCCATCCGCACACCGACGTTCGCGAACAAACCCGCCCCGGCCTGGGACTCGATCATGGGTGGCGGCAGCGTCAGCTCTTTCGGTGCTTCCGGTTTTTTGTCCGAGATTCGCGCCGAAGGTAACGCATTCTTCCCCGAGCCGTTGTCGATGACCTTCAGCACCACGTTCTCGAGCGTGCGCGTATAGTACTGGTGCGTTTCGGGATTGAAGAGGCTGACCGAAATCGGCGGCACCGCCAGATCGCCCGCCTGGCGCGGAATCAGGATGAACTCGAACTCTTTGAAGCTCTGCCCGTTCTTGAAGAAACGCGACTCGCTCTTCACTTCCACCATCTCGAGGCTCGCCGGCCAATCGACCTGCGGCATCTCGATCAACTTCGCGTTCCCCGTGCCCTCGAAGCGGATCTTCAAGGTCATGGGCTGATTGAGCGTGACGATGTTGTTATCGAACTGCGCGTTCACATTGAAAAGCCCCACCGCCCCGGTGAAATCCGGCGGGCGCCCCTCGGTCGGGAGCGGCTTCACCGTGATCGGTACCCGGTCCGAGGCCTTCGTGAACGCATAGTCTTTGCCGAAACCGAAGGCCGAGGTCGGCACCTGCACGCGGCCCTTGATGCGATATTCGTCGATGATCGAGGTCCCCGCTTTGATCGGGAAGAGCGCATGCGAAGCCAGCAGCGCGCGACGGTAGACCTGACCGTTGATCACTTCCTGGCTGAACTGCAAAGCCGGAACTTCCTCGATGATCTCTTTCCAGAAGCCCTTCAGATCGGGGAACTTCGTGCGGTCCAAGGACAGAAGATTCCCGCGCACCAGAATGTACCAATTGGCGGTGACCTGCTCGCCCTCGTAGACTTCCTTTTTGTCCACTTCGGTCTGGATGAACAGAACCTCGTTGGGATTCGTGGGCAGATCGTTGTGCGCGGGCGGAGCCTGCAAGCGGCGATTCAAAAGCGCGCGGAAAAGCGCGTCCGGATCATCGAGCAGATCCTCGGGGCTGGGCATCTGCCCTTGACCGAAGGGCGATCCCCCACCCGGAGGAGGCGAAGACGGTGGCACCGCCTGATTCGCCACCGTCATGACGACGGGTTTGGTTTGGAAGAGCTTGCCGTTCACCCGTAACGAGAAGGGCGGGATCGTCAGACTTCCCGCCCGCAGCGCGATCATCATGAAGCTGTAATCCGTGCGCTGAGTGGTTTCGATCTTCCAGCCACTGGGACCGGCCCGCATGTTGGACGAGGTCGACGACGAGGTCCCCGTATTGGTCACGCGGATGCCGTCCAGATCGGGAATCGTGGGATCCTCGGCATTCACCGATTCATTCGAGATCACCGACACCGTGTACATGAACTCTTGCCCGACGCCGATCTGGCGACGATCGAGAGTTCCCTCGACGCGAATGTCCGGCTCGGCCCCGACCGCGACGCCGCCCCACAGAAGAAGCGCCGCGAGCAGAAGTTTACCAGTCTTTGCCACCGGGAGCCTCCTTCTGCTGTTGACGTTTGCCGAACTCGGCGCGGATGCGCTGCTCTTGTTGTTTCAGTTCACCGAGGATCTTGTTCACATCCGAAGGGGTCAGCTCTTCGCTGCGAAACTGGGGCTTCTGCGGCTTGTTGGGCGCGTATTGCTTCGGCGGTTGATCTTTTTCACCCTCGCCTTCGCCGTCTTTGGGATCTTGTTTCTGATCGCCCTCTTGATCCTGCTGCCCTTGACCGCCGCCGCCCCCTTGTTGAATCAAGAGTTCGATGTTGATCTTCGTCTCTAAAGACTGCGGCTCAATGTCGAGCGCGGCCTGGTAATGTTTCAAGGCGCCGTCGACGTCTTTGTTCTTCTGCGCCATGACGCCCAGGTTGTACTCGACGGCGAACTTTTCTTCGGGCGTCACGTGTGGCGACTTCAAAACCATGCCGTAAGAGGACTCGGCCTCGGGCCCGCGCTGCGAAACCTGAAAGCCAAGACCCAAGTTGTAGTGCAACTTTGCTTCCGACGGATTGTAGGAAAGCGCCGTCGTCCAACGGGAAAGCGCCAACCCCAAATCACCGCTTTCGAACGAGCTGACCGCCGCGCGGTTGTTCATGAAGGCCTGCACCGAGGCTTTCTCTTGCGCTTCGAGTTTCAAAGACTCCGGCAAAAGGAGCCAAACCAAACCGAGGACGAAAATCGTGGTCAATGCGGCCAGCAAAATTCTCATGATGCACTCACCTCGAAGCGGCCCTTCCAAAGACGGCCGACGGCGTGACGTTCCCCCAACAGCAGCTCGATCAAGGCCAACACCAAGGCGG
The Pseudobdellovibrionaceae bacterium DNA segment above includes these coding regions:
- a CDS encoding tetratricopeptide repeat protein, which codes for MRILLAALTTIFVLGLVWLLLPESLKLEAQEKASVQAFMNNRAAVSSFESGDLGLALSRWTTALSYNPSEAKLHYNLGLGFQVSQRGPEAESSYGMVLKSPHVTPEEKFAVEYNLGVMAQKNKDVDGALKHYQAALDIEPQSLETKINIELLIQQGGGGGQGQQDQEGDQKQDPKDGEGEGEKDQPPKQYAPNKPQKPQFRSEELTPSDVNKILGELKQQEQRIRAEFGKRQQQKEAPGGKDW
- a CDS encoding helix-turn-helix transcriptional regulator, with product MKESLRAKGWTYRHLADRLGLSESGLKKSMTTGDLSLSRLFRICEICELNPAELLAAADERGIAAVELSREQEEFLMKNPRALRLYWRLKVDGLTRAEFQKRYGVAREETSQWLAKLERVGLLKVNPRGQIEFTHRGSIRWKAESPLVKYLNGLWSRRLIDRAIEGSSTHDFINIAGLRLTESQLTELRQDLLTTFEKYSRTSGGRPAPGHSAKSLALLIAFTPFDFEL
- a CDS encoding protein BatD, which codes for MAKTGKLLLAALLLWGGVAVGAEPDIRVEGTLDRRQIGVGQEFMYTVSVISNESVNAEDPTIPDLDGIRVTNTGTSSSTSSNMRAGPSGWKIETTQRTDYSFMMIALRAGSLTIPPFSLRVNGKLFQTKPVVMTVANQAVPPSSPPPGGGSPFGQGQMPSPEDLLDDPDALFRALLNRRLQAPPAHNDLPTNPNEVLFIQTEVDKKEVYEGEQVTANWYILVRGNLLSLDRTKFPDLKGFWKEIIEEVPALQFSQEVINGQVYRRALLASHALFPIKAGTSIIDEYRIKGRVQVPTSAFGFGKDYAFTKASDRVPITVKPLPTEGRPPDFTGAVGLFNVNAQFDNNIVTLNQPMTLKIRFEGTGNAKLIEMPQVDWPASLEMVEVKSESRFFKNGQSFKEFEFILIPRQAGDLAVPPISVSLFNPETHQYYTRTLENVVLKVIDNGSGKNALPSARISDKKPEAPKELTLPPPMIESQAGAGLFANVGVRMALLFALYAFSFIALGVRAFQVFTGREQKKDLTKLLARRMKKAEASAGAGDYRAAGVEMINLFAEILGDISGQGGSHKEVEKMLELGPPSLRRQHGDQILQQLSHFQTLAFAPEDLLRTAKNPPELTKKVRESRTLLAAIIASR
- a CDS encoding aminopeptidase P N-terminal domain-containing protein — its product is MRADLKQRRRRLAQNLVQKNAKGVALGSFQEGFDANLFYLTGLREKAVLVLAQDAETLYLPERSPREITFDGAGPDRAELARCTGIDSIVHISETDLAKLQIPRADETVKRRLAELRWVKDEFERAQMREAARISRHAHDLAHALLREGLSEWELRVEFERALFLNGCRETAYTTIAAANEHANTLHYIDARGTLLSGGVVLLDGGGKFEGYAADITSTWIVGEASEEQARVFEIVRRAQTAAIEMVKPGVTMNALQTRTEEVLYEGLKAAGIVRKQAELKELFPHRVSHWIGLDVHDPKMSAQDGDRELVEGVTLTIEPGLYFHERASRDYGRYRGIGARFEEDVLVNRKGYEVLSRPKTA